CAACGAGATCGGGAGCGGGAATTTTCTTCGAGGCGACGGCCATGACAAGGTCCTTCAGAAGGCGCCTCCAGCGGGCGGGAAACCGCGGCTGCAAGCGCAGGGCAACAACTGATCTGCAAGGTTGGTTGCGGATGGCCCGCTCTAGCACGCCTTCGGAAAATGTGAAACCGTCAGCCGAGCCGGCTGAGGCGCCAGCGGATATCGGGTCGTTCGCCGATCGTCCAGGCAATCACGATCTGGCGCGCGGCGGTTTTTCCCGCACTTGCGGCGAAAAACACGCCTTCCTCCAGAACCGGTGCGCAGCCGGGCGCCGAAAACAACCAGCTTTCATTGTCGGGCGCGGTCATGAAGACCGTGTCGTCGTCTTCCTGCATCGTCCAGATCGCGGGATGAAGATGGAAGCGGGCGATGGCGACGGTTGCGTCGTTATCCGCCGGCACGCTGCCGTCCTTCAGACGAAAGCCATCCGTGCCGGTGATCTCGGCGCCGTCCGGCGAAAGTGTGAGCGTGCGTTCCAGCAGCAGGCCGAAGCGCGCGAGATAGCCGTCGTGGCGCATGGCCAGGCGGTCATGGCCGTTTTCGTCCGTATCGCGCTCGTGCGTAACCTTCGTGATGCCGCCGGTGACAACGGGGCCGAGGAAGGAGGAGCGCGAGAAGCGCATCGCCGAGTGATCGTTGACGGTGACGGCGGAATGGGCGGCGGTCGTGCGCGCCATGCGGATCGTCGCCGCGTCGGCCTCAAGCGGCACGCCGGTATTGACGATGAACCGGTTCTGCCCGGCCGACATCTCGAACGATAGCGCGCCCGCATGGGCGGTTTTTGACAGATGGACGGAAAACGGTCTGCCGGTGTCGGCGATCAGCGTCGTCCGGCCTGCCTGCAGCCGGTCGAAGCCCGAATGCGGCAGGGCCCTGAACACGGATCCGCCGGTCTCGTCATAGCGCAGCAGCGCGGAAAGCGCCGTGCCCGGCACCAGGCCCGTGCCGTTGAACAGGGCAAGATCGCCGTCGCGGTGGCGGAAGAAATTGACTGCCGCATAGGCGCGGTCAATGCTGGCGACGAGGCGCTTCGGCAGGGTCTGGTCGAGGTTGATATAGGTCTGGCGCAGCGGCAGAAGGCGGAGCAGCAGGCTCACCAGCGCGTCCGGACTGCGGGAGATGTGACCGCCATCGGGCAGGATCTGCTTTTCCAACTCGTCATCGAGCCGGCGCGCTGCCTCACGCTTGCGGTGGTCGGAAAGATCGAGGCTGATGGCTGCCATGGCAAGGGCGATCGCGGTCTGCAGGCGCACCGCGTCGCGCGGCAGCGCCGCGTAGCGGCGTCTGAGAATGCGCTCGTGCCGGGCGATCTGGTCGACGAAGCGGCGATAGAAACCGGTGTCCGCGCCCTTGAGGATCACGGTCGAGTGGCAGAGCCAGGCGTTCAGCCGCCGCACCGCGATCTCGGTCTGCCAGCCTGTGCCCCTTGCCGCGCGGTGGCGGCGCATAAAGCTCAGGACGGCGGCGCGCGCGAAGATGTTGGCGTCCTCGCCGCGCTGCGTGCGCAGATGGCGGAGCCAGGAGAAGCCGGCAAGTTCCCGTTCGAAGGCAAGGCTCGGCATCTCGAACGAAAATAGCGGGCGACCGTTGGTCTCGAGCACCGCGCCGGCGAGCGCGAAACGGCCTTCCAGCAGATCTTCGCCCTCAAGCGGGTCGGCGATCCTGAGATCGGTCGGGGCGACGAGAAGCCTTGAAGCGCGGCGGCCGGACAGGAAGCCCGGCAATGGCGGCGTCGCCGAGCGCAGCAGGCGACAGGCGCGCGCAAACGATTCCCGACAGTAGAGGAAGGCCGAACGCCAGATTTCCGGAACCGGAAGGCTCAAAGGTGCACCCTGCCCGTTGTTTTGACCCGCGTTGATGCATTTCCGACCAAACTACCGGTCTAGCCGGATAGGCTGAATGCTTTGTTAACGCGTGAAGACATTGTTTTTATTAGCAGCCGGAATGCACGATTACGGCGTCTAGTTCAAGAACCTGGCATGAAATAGGTGTCAGCGCTTCCGGATTGCCGCAGCGTAGAAGCCGTCGAGGCCGGTGATGCCGCCGATGCTGTCGGCGGGCGTGGTGCGGATGGCGCCCTCGCGGTCAAGCAGATGGGCAAGCGGGCCGATGGTCGCCGGCGCGAAATCCGTCCGCTCGATATCGTGCCGCTCGGCGAAGAGCCGTGCGACATTCTCCTCGCCCTCCAGAGGGTCGAGCGAGCAGTTGGAGAAGATCACGATGCCGCCCGGACGCACCATGGACAGGGCGCGCTCCAGCATCGCATATTGCACCTCCGCCAGCTTCCCGATGTCGGAGAAATCCTTGGTCCACAAGACGTCCGGGTGTCGCCGCACCGTGCCCGTGGAGGAACAGGGCGCATCGACGAGAGCGGCGTCGAAAAGCGTCTCGGGCGTATATTCCATCATGTCGGCGCAGACGGTTTCGGCCGTAAGCTGCAGCCGCGCGAGGTTCTGCTCAAGCCGTTTCAACCGGCTCTTCGAGCGCTCCAGCGCGGTGACCTCCGCGCCCTGGAGAACGAGTTGCGCCGTCTTGCCGCCGGGGGCGGCGCAAAGGTCGATCACGCGCTTGCCCGAAAGATCGCCGAAAAGCCGGGCCGGAATGGCGGCGGCGGCGTCCTGCACCCACCACTCCCCGGTATCGAAACCCTCCATGGCGGTCACCGCGCCGGACGGCTTGTCGAGGCGGATCGTCCCGGTTGACAGCACCGTGCCGCCAAGCTTCTCGGCCCAGCCCTTCGGGTCCGACTTCACCGAGATGTCGATGCTCGGCGGCGAAAGCTGCGCGCGTCCGATGGCGAATGCCTTCTCCGCGCCGTAGATCTCGACGAGCCGTTCTCGGAACCAGTCGGGGACCGGCGAGACGGCTTCGAGTTCAGCGAGCGTCTTGTCCTTGCGGCGCGAAAGTCGTCTCAAAACCGCATTGACGAGGCCGGCGAAGCGCCTGTTGCGCGGGTCGGCATTGGCCTGTTCCACGGCGATATCGACGGCGGAATGGTCGGGGATATCGAGATAGAGGATCTGTGCCGCCGCAATCGTCAGAACGTGCGCCAGCGCGCGTGCGCCCGAAGGCAGCGGCCGTTCGAGCAGGCGAGTGATCGCGGCATCGAGCATCGGCTTGTGGCGCAGCGACGTCAGCACGAGCGCCCGGCAGAGCGACTGGTCTGCAACAGAAAGGCCGCGATAGGCGCCGTTGCCGTGCTCGTTGTCGAGCATGCCGTCCAGCGGCGTTTTCCGGTCGACAACGGCGGCGAGGATTTTCGTGGCTGCCGCGCGCGGGGCATAACCCGGCTTCTTTTCCGGAGCGGGGGAGGCGGCGTCTTTCGGACGGGCCGTGTTCCGGCCCGGCCGTTTCACTTCATCATTCAATTCCAGGGACCTTTGATGGGCGGGTCGCCGCCGGTGTTGCGGCCGGTTTCGGGAACCGAGCGCGATCTGCGGGTCGCCTTAGCAGGCTCCGGGGCCGCCGTCGAGGTCCGGCCCATGCGGGCGGCCTGTTCGCGAAGCGCCGCTATGCGGTTTTCCGTGTTCGGGTGGGTGGAGAACAGGTTGTCCATGTTCTGCCCGGAGAGCGGATTGATGATGAACATGTGCGCCGTTGCCGGATTGCGCTCGGCCCGCTCGTTATGGATCACCTCGTTGCCGTGGGCGATCTTCTTCAGCGCCGAGGCGAGCCACAGCGGGTTGCCGCACACCTCGCCGCCACGCTTGTCGGCGGAATATTCCCGCGTGCGGCTGACGGCCATCTGCACCAGCGCCGCGGCCAGGGGCGCCACGATCATGGCGACCAGCACGCCGACGAACCCGAAGGGGTTGTTGTTGTCGCGCGAGCCGCCGAAGAAGAAGGCGAAATTGCCGAGCATGGAGATCGCGCCGGCGAGCGTCGCCGTGATCGTCATGGTCAGCGTATCGCGATGCTGCACATGGGCGAGCTCATGGGCCATGACGCCGGCCAGTTCCTCGCGCGAGAGCATCTTGAGGATGCCGGTCGAGGCGGCGACGGCGGCGTTTTGCGGGTTGCGGCCCGTGGCAAAGGCATTGGGCTGCGGGTTGTCGTAGAGATAGACCTTTGGCATGGGCAGGCCGGCGCGCTCAGAGAGCTCGCGCACGAGATTGTAATATTCCGGCGCGGTCGAAGCGTCGACTTCCCGCGCGCCATACATGCGCAGCACCATCTTGTCCGAATTCCAGTAGGAAAACATGTTCATGCCGGCCGCGATCATCAGCGCGATCATCATGCCGCCGCGGCCGCCGATCATGAAGCCGATCGCCATGAACAGCGCCGTCATGAAGGCTATCAGCATGGCAGTGCGAACGAGGTTCATTTCTCTGTCTCCGGGAGCGAAGGGACCTTAAACTTTCCGCAAAGTCCGCTTATATGCAGGACTGGACAATAGATGGGGCAGGTTTGATTGCATATCAATATTGCGCCGCATCCGTTTGCAGGCATGGCAGGAAGAATGTGACATGAGCCACGACGACAAGACCGGAAAGACCCAAGCCAAAGCAGAAACCCGCGGCGAGGCAGCGCCCTCTGCGGCGGAACTGGCGGCGCTTACGGCGGGTTCTGAGTTGCCGGCCGTCGATCCAGAGGAAAAGCGCCGCGCCAATCTGCCGGAGGCGGCGAAGCGGGCGCTGGCCGAGGCGGAGGAGCGTCGCCGCGCCGCCTCTTCAGAAGCGCGTCCGGCAAAGGAACATGGCGGGCGCGGCGGCCTCGATCCGGCCCGCTACGGCGACTGGGAAATCAAGGGTCGCGCGATCGACTTCTGATGTAGGTGGTAATTCCTATTGCCATCCTCTGTATAAAGGAATAAATTCCTTTTTATGAATCATTCTGTACGCTCACTCCTGACGGCGGTCCTTGTCGCCTGCCTGATCGCGCCTGCCGCTGGCCGCGCGGGGGACATTTATGCCGGGCCGGTGCGGGCCGAGATCGTGCGCGTCATCGACGGGGACACGATCGTGGTCGAGGCGCGACCCTGGCCCGGGCAGATCGTGGAAACCTCGGTGAGGATCCGCGGCGTGGACACGCCGGAGCTCAGGTCGTCCTGCGCGGCCGAACGTCAGGCGGCATCAATCGCCAAGGATTATGTCATTTCGCTTCTTCGTGCAGGCGAGACCGTCCAGCTTCGACAGATAGCGGGCGACAAGTATTTCGGCCGCGTGGTCGCCGACGTGGCCCTGCCGGATGACCGCGACCTTTCCAGCCTGCTTCTCGAAGGCGGTTTTGCCGTTTCCTACGATGGCGGACGCAAGCCGGACTTCCTCTGCCCCTCGTCCTGAGACCGAAGCTGGCGTAAAACCGGGTTTTCAGATGCCTCCCGGAGTTCTCATGACCCAATCCTTTGCCCCTGTCGTTACCGAGCAGACCCACGCCGTTTCGGTGTCAGGCTTTACTGTCACGCTGCCGCTTGTTGCGATCAAGCCGGACCTTGCCATATCGCTGATGATGGTGATCGACCTTGGCGTCCGATTTGGCGAACATTGCGGCAAGAAGCTTGCGGCGCAACTATCGCCGATGGAACCCGATATCGTCGTCGGCGCGGCAACGCTCGGCATTCCGGTCGCCATCGAGGTGACCCGCGCGCTCGGGCTCGATCGCTATGTCATCCTGCAGAAATCGCCCAAGGTGCATCTGGGGTCCGCGCTCGAGCAGAAGATCACCTCGATCACGTCAAAGGGTGAGCAGCGCCTGCTTCTCGATGACCGCGCCGTACCGTTGCTCAAGGGCAAGCGGGTTGTGGTTGTCGATGATGTGGTCGCCTCCGGCTCGAGCCTGAAGGGTTCGGTCGAACTGGTG
This window of the Martelella lutilitoris genome carries:
- a CDS encoding heparinase II/III family protein, coding for MSLPVPEIWRSAFLYCRESFARACRLLRSATPPLPGFLSGRRASRLLVAPTDLRIADPLEGEDLLEGRFALAGAVLETNGRPLFSFEMPSLAFERELAGFSWLRHLRTQRGEDANIFARAAVLSFMRRHRAARGTGWQTEIAVRRLNAWLCHSTVILKGADTGFYRRFVDQIARHERILRRRYAALPRDAVRLQTAIALAMAAISLDLSDHRKREAARRLDDELEKQILPDGGHISRSPDALVSLLLRLLPLRQTYINLDQTLPKRLVASIDRAYAAVNFFRHRDGDLALFNGTGLVPGTALSALLRYDETGGSVFRALPHSGFDRLQAGRTTLIADTGRPFSVHLSKTAHAGALSFEMSAGQNRFIVNTGVPLEADAATIRMARTTAAHSAVTVNDHSAMRFSRSSFLGPVVTGGITKVTHERDTDENGHDRLAMRHDGYLARFGLLLERTLTLSPDGAEITGTDGFRLKDGSVPADNDATVAIARFHLHPAIWTMQEDDDTVFMTAPDNESWLFSAPGCAPVLEEGVFFAASAGKTAARQIVIAWTIGERPDIRWRLSRLG
- a CDS encoding RsmB/NOP family class I SAM-dependent RNA methyltransferase; translated protein: MKRPGRNTARPKDAASPAPEKKPGYAPRAAATKILAAVVDRKTPLDGMLDNEHGNGAYRGLSVADQSLCRALVLTSLRHKPMLDAAITRLLERPLPSGARALAHVLTIAAAQILYLDIPDHSAVDIAVEQANADPRNRRFAGLVNAVLRRLSRRKDKTLAELEAVSPVPDWFRERLVEIYGAEKAFAIGRAQLSPPSIDISVKSDPKGWAEKLGGTVLSTGTIRLDKPSGAVTAMEGFDTGEWWVQDAAAAIPARLFGDLSGKRVIDLCAAPGGKTAQLVLQGAEVTALERSKSRLKRLEQNLARLQLTAETVCADMMEYTPETLFDAALVDAPCSSTGTVRRHPDVLWTKDFSDIGKLAEVQYAMLERALSMVRPGGIVIFSNCSLDPLEGEENVARLFAERHDIERTDFAPATIGPLAHLLDREGAIRTTPADSIGGITGLDGFYAAAIRKR
- the htpX gene encoding zinc metalloprotease HtpX, which gives rise to MNLVRTAMLIAFMTALFMAIGFMIGGRGGMMIALMIAAGMNMFSYWNSDKMVLRMYGAREVDASTAPEYYNLVRELSERAGLPMPKVYLYDNPQPNAFATGRNPQNAAVAASTGILKMLSREELAGVMAHELAHVQHRDTLTMTITATLAGAISMLGNFAFFFGGSRDNNNPFGFVGVLVAMIVAPLAAALVQMAVSRTREYSADKRGGEVCGNPLWLASALKKIAHGNEVIHNERAERNPATAHMFIINPLSGQNMDNLFSTHPNTENRIAALREQAARMGRTSTAAPEPAKATRRSRSVPETGRNTGGDPPIKGPWN
- a CDS encoding DUF1674 domain-containing protein, giving the protein MPAVDPEEKRRANLPEAAKRALAEAEERRRAASSEARPAKEHGGRGGLDPARYGDWEIKGRAIDF
- a CDS encoding thermonuclease family protein; its protein translation is MNHSVRSLLTAVLVACLIAPAAGRAGDIYAGPVRAEIVRVIDGDTIVVEARPWPGQIVETSVRIRGVDTPELRSSCAAERQAASIAKDYVISLLRAGETVQLRQIAGDKYFGRVVADVALPDDRDLSSLLLEGGFAVSYDGGRKPDFLCPSS
- a CDS encoding phosphoribosyltransferase family protein, which encodes MTQSFAPVVTEQTHAVSVSGFTVTLPLVAIKPDLAISLMMVIDLGVRFGEHCGKKLAAQLSPMEPDIVVGAATLGIPVAIEVTRALGLDRYVILQKSPKVHLGSALEQKITSITSKGEQRLLLDDRAVPLLKGKRVVVVDDVVASGSSLKGSVELVRKAGGDVVGLGVILTEAREWEGVLGPDAALVRGLAHIPQFKPGDNGRWVARPETL